The following nucleotide sequence is from Fibrobacter sp. UWB13.
AGACCGGCAAGGTGACAAGCACCACCGTCGGAGCACCCCCAGTCGCAGGGGCAAGCAACGGAGAAACATTCCACATCGCTTTTGCACTCCCCGAAGCGCACTCCTTCAGGAGCCAAGTCCAACGCTTTAACGTTTCCGTCGATGGCAAGTCCGGCATCCGCCCCGAAAAAGTCATGGCGCTCGACAAGGAACTCGAAATGAACCTCAAGGATGACTTCGCCTCCACCATGACGCGTACCGCCATCCGAGTCGTGCTCCGCACTATCGCCTCGCAAGCCGCCAAAAAAGCTATGAAGTCGGACAACGCACTCCTCAATATTTTCACAAGCATCGGCACGGACATCGCGCAGGACCAGATGGAAAAAGCGGACCTCCGCATCGCCCTCTTCTTGCCGAACTCGTTCCAGATGACACGTATCCCCGTCGAACCGGGTTCCCATGAAGTCAGTGTCGCTGCTGAAGGCGATGCTGGCACGGTCAAGGTATTCAATTTTGGCAGTGTCCCCGTGAAAAAGGGTGAAAAGAAGTTCATCTTTGTTCCGGCAGTTAAATAAAACATCATAAATAGGCGAAAAAGCATCATTTTCTGAATTGTAAATACCTTTTTTCTAAATAATTATTTAGTTTCAAGGCAAAAACATTCCTAGGAGCAAAAAATGAATTTCAAATTGATCTTTGCAGCAGCAGCAATGCTCGCTACTCAGTCTTTCGCTATCGCCGGTATTGGCGCCCATTACACCCCGAACGTCGGAACAACCCTCAAGAAGGCCGACATGGCACCGCTTCACAACAGCGAAAACATCCAGTTCAGCCATGGCAGCTTCGAATACATCCAGGGCTTCGGTTTCAAGGCTTGGGTCGATATTCTCCCGTTCATCGATATCGAAGGTACATTCAACATCCAGTTCGCCTCTTATAATGCATCCCTCTGGGCTGGCGACAAGAGCATCGGCTATCAGGAAATCCCGCTCAAGATTGAACTTGGCGGCACTCCATTTGCAAAGGCAACTCCGAAGTACGTCGGCATGAACGCAGACCTCTCCGTCACGAAGCCGTTCTCCATCCCGCTCTTCCCCATCCGTCCGTATATCGGTGGCGGTCTCACGTTCCACTGGAACACGTTCATCCTGAACAACCAGTTTGTTGACGGCATCATCACCCGTATGGAAGAAGCTGGCATCCCGATGCCGACAGACCCGACCGATGAACAGGCTCGCAACGATTACATCAAGAGTCTCAGCAAGGAAGTTGTAAAATACGCCAAGGACGAAGGCCTCAACAAGAGCATCGGTATCCACTTGCTCGCCGGTGTCCGCTTCAAGCTCCCGATCATCCCGATTGCAGCTTATGCAAACGTCAAGTGCTATCTCGGTGGCGACTACGATACAGACATCGATGCCGGTCACTTTGCATTTGAACTCGGTGGCGGTTTTGCCCTTTAATTTTTGTAGATTAAAAAAAGTTGGTTAGAAGAGAGTAGGTATCCAAGAATGACTCAAAATACAAGCAGCACAAACATCCTCATCATCGAAGATGAAATTGCCATTGCCGAAGGCCTCGTAGACCTCTGCGAGCTCAACGGTTACCGTGTCAAACACGTTGTCGACGGCGAAAGCGGTCTTGCCGAAGCACTTTCCGGACAGTACGGACTCGTACTCCTGGACCTCATGCTTCCGGGCATGGACGGATTTACCGTTTGCGACAAGATCCGCGAAAAGGACAAGAGCCTCCCGATCATCATCCTTTCTGCAAAGAATTCCGATGACGATATCATCAACGGTCTCAAGTTCGGCGCCGACGACTACATCCCGAAGCCGTTCTCCGTGCCGATGCTCCTTGCACGTATCGAAGCGGTGTTGCGCCGTAGCCGCCAGACGATGGAAAACGAAGGCAAGCTTGTTGCCGGCAATCTCCGCGTGAACTTCCGTGAATACACGGGCGTGCGCGGTACAGAAGAACTAGCATTTACCCGCAAGGAAATTGAAATTCTTGAATACCTCTGGAACAACCGCGACCACGCCATTCCGCGTTCTGAACTCCTCCGCAAGGTCTGGGGTTACGAAAATGCAGAATCTGTGGATACACGTACCGTCGATATTCACATTACCAAGCTCCGTAAGAAGATTGAAGACGATCCGGCTCATCCGAAGCTGCTCGTCACATTCCGCGGTGAAGGTTACCAGATGCGTTCGGCACCAGAATGCGAGAAATCAGTATAAACAAAATCTCTACATACCTCTCTAGCAAGTACAAGGCTCTTCGGAGCCTTATCCTTGCCTCTAAAGATCGTCTCATTTTTGTGGCGATTTTTATCGTTATTGCGATTCCCGTAATAATGCTTTTAAGCCATTCTTACACACAGTTGCAAACGTCGTCGCTCTTTGGCTACAAGGAACACGCGTTCTCTGTGTTACAGAACTTGAACAAGAACATCACGGCGGACCTCGCTATCGAAGACAGGCGTTCTTACGCCGACTATCGATTCATCCGCTCAGTTCCTGTGTTCGGCGGCGAAGAAATCACGATGTCCGAACTTGCGGAATTTCCGCAGCGTAGCCACTACGTTGGCCTTGTCGGGCATTTCCAGCTGGACCCCGCCGGCAACTTGAGCACGCCAGTCCTCCCGGATGGAGTTCTTGAAAAAATCCCGATGATGGACAGGGACAAGCGCCTTGCCATCCGCAACAAGATTAGCCAGATCCTCAACACGTCGGGATTCGCGGCCATGTCTTCTCCTGTCGCCTTTGCGATGACATCGAGCAGCATGGAAAAGGCTGATACGACGCACAAGAACGATAGCAGGCTCATCGACCAGATTTACAAGCAGGACCTCGACATTGCAAGCACGCGCAAAAAGAAGAAAGCCAACAGACCGCGTGTTGAACAAATTACCGAAACCGGCGACTTCGCCTTCGGCGTTGAATCGACAAAGCTCGATACAACAGGGCTTCTGGTCCGCTTGATCAATACCGAAACGACACACTCCATGGAAGCCGAAATTGACTTCTTCCAGGCGATTG
It contains:
- a CDS encoding response regulator transcription factor, coding for MTQNTSSTNILIIEDEIAIAEGLVDLCELNGYRVKHVVDGESGLAEALSGQYGLVLLDLMLPGMDGFTVCDKIREKDKSLPIIILSAKNSDDDIINGLKFGADDYIPKPFSVPMLLARIEAVLRRSRQTMENEGKLVAGNLRVNFREYTGVRGTEELAFTRKEIEILEYLWNNRDHAIPRSELLRKVWGYENAESVDTRTVDIHITKLRKKIEDDPAHPKLLVTFRGEGYQMRSAPECEKSV